A stretch of Cydia splendana chromosome 7, ilCydSple1.2, whole genome shotgun sequence DNA encodes these proteins:
- the LOC134792017 gene encoding ubiquitin thioesterase Otu1, producing the protein MAAVALKVKSKNGQQILKDLTSDSTVGELKVFLSSIAEISADRICVLCGYPPKPLDTSDDSKKLNEIGLKTGETLIVEEKSVQTPSKPTPLKPVQNGVSHEPIGPSRPGILMKKVVPSDNSCLFTSIGFVLNGQVDTTVHTLMRQIIAMEVASDHETYNEAMLGKPNAEYCMWIQQPSSWGGAIEVAILSRFYGIEMAVVDTLNAIINRFGEDKNYGNRVFLLFDGVHYDPLYLEQNDGGIQTMFPAEDVETYREAEQIAHEAKSSRQFTDLNKFTLKCMICDKLLTGQVEAQKHAKETKHANFGEV; encoded by the exons ATGGCAGCAGTCGCGTTAAAAGTTAAAAGTAAAAACGGCCAGCAAATCCTAAAGGACTTGACCTCTGATAGTACTGTTGGTGAATTGAAGGTGTTTTTGTCTAGTATTGCTGAAATAAGCGCGGATAGAATATGTGTCTTGTGTGGTTACCCCCCGAAGCCATTGGATACTAGTGACGATTCTAAAAAGCTAAATGAAATAGGTTTGAAAACCGGTGAAACTTTGATAGTGGAAGAAAAGTCTGTGCAGACACCTAGTAAACCTACGCCTTTGAAGCCAGTGCAGAATGGGGTGTCCCATGAGCCAATAGGGCCCAGCAGACCCGGCATTTTAATGAAGAAGGTGGTGCCTTCGGATAATTCTTGCCTTTTCACTAGTATAG GTTTTGTATTAAATGGCCAAGTAGACACAACTGTACACACGTTGATGCGACAGATCATCGCGATGGAGGTGGCGAGCGACCATGAGACTTACAACGAGGCAATGCTGGGGAAGCCTAACGCGGAATACTGTATGTGGATACAGCAGCCCAGCTCTTGGGGCGGTGCTATTGAg GTGGCTATTCTCTCTCGCTTCTACGGCATAGAGATGGCAGTCGTGGACACTCTGAACGCGATCATCAACCGTTTTGGGGAAGACAAGAATTACGGCAACCGGGTGTTCCTACTGTTTGACGGGGTGCACTATGACCCGCTGTATTTGGAGCAGAATGAT gGTGGCATCCAAACCATGTTCCCAGCCGAGGATGTGGAGACCTACCGCGAGGCCGAACAGATAGCCCACGAGGCCAAATCCTCCCGCCAGTTCACCGACCTCAACAAGTTCACGCTCAAATGCATGATCTGCGACAAACTTCTGACGGGACAGGTGGAGGCCCAGAAACATGCTAAAGAGACGAAGCATGCTAACTTTGGGGAGGTCTAG